The following proteins are encoded in a genomic region of Lachnospiraceae bacterium KM106-2:
- a CDS encoding ATPase, whose protein sequence is MSTIKHYFPGGNTSKGFVNYFDGIVAPWVVNKRIYVLKGGPGVGKNTFMKLFGKKMFEAGFNLEYFHCASDVNSLDAVHIPEVGVTMLDGTAPHVIDPVTPGAIDGIINLGTYLNEKELAHKSDEILSLSLDNKGYYKSTFAYLAGAGELETNSDYFYMNALDYDELRCEVQDFFGTSELKLGRNRGEMRKLFSEAYTPQGFINYEDSIFDGYKVTLLTGPSIIASEYMKLAIHFALFMGYGCQIFYSALLPDKVKHLVIEDLDLCITTSDTAKDKADQVVDLLSLLDPIKLEKYQDTFEFNELYRKQLVEAGIGSLKKAKKVHDDMELIYREYMDFEGVDVFTQKFVDDFMTDL, encoded by the coding sequence ATGAGTACGATAAAACACTATTTTCCAGGGGGAAATACTAGTAAAGGTTTTGTGAATTATTTTGATGGCATTGTTGCGCCTTGGGTCGTTAATAAAAGAATTTATGTATTAAAAGGTGGTCCGGGTGTTGGAAAGAATACATTTATGAAACTGTTTGGAAAGAAGATGTTTGAGGCAGGATTTAATCTAGAGTATTTTCATTGCGCCAGTGACGTGAATAGTCTGGATGCCGTACATATTCCGGAAGTCGGTGTTACCATGCTTGATGGTACCGCACCTCATGTGATTGACCCAGTGACACCGGGAGCAATCGATGGGATTATTAATCTTGGTACTTATTTAAATGAGAAAGAGTTAGCTCATAAGAGTGACGAGATCCTTTCTTTAAGTCTTGATAATAAAGGATATTATAAGAGTACATTTGCTTATCTAGCAGGAGCGGGAGAGTTAGAAACTAATTCGGATTATTTTTATATGAATGCACTTGATTATGATGAGTTACGTTGTGAAGTGCAGGATTTCTTCGGAACCAGCGAATTAAAGTTAGGACGTAATCGTGGTGAGATGCGAAAACTATTTTCGGAGGCATATACACCACAAGGCTTTATCAATTATGAGGATTCAATTTTTGATGGATATAAAGTTACTCTGTTGACAGGCCCAAGTATTATCGCAAGCGAATATATGAAACTTGCAATTCATTTTGCATTATTTATGGGATATGGTTGTCAGATATTTTACTCGGCACTTCTGCCAGACAAGGTAAAACATTTGGTCATTGAAGATCTGGATTTATGCATTACAACGAGTGATACTGCAAAGGATAAGGCTGATCAGGTAGTAGATTTGCTGTCTTTATTAGATCCGATTAAATTAGAGAAATATCAAGATACATTTGAGTTCAACGAGCTTTATCGCAAGCAGTTAGTAGAAGCAGGGATCGGATCACTAAAGAAAGCAAAAAAGGTTCATGATGATATGGAATTGATTTATAGAGAGTATATGGATTTCGAAGGTGTGGATGTATTCACACAGAAATTCGTAGATGATTTTATGACTGATTTATAG
- a CDS encoding SSU ribosomal protein S20p yields MANIKSAKKRIKVIETKTMRNKAIKSAVKTAVKKVDAAVAAGDKALATTCLKAAIVEISKATSKGVYHKNTSSRKISRLTKAVNKIA; encoded by the coding sequence TTGGCTAACATTAAATCTGCTAAAAAGAGAATTAAAGTTATCGAAACTAAGACAATGAGAAACAAAGCTATCAAATCTGCTGTTAAAACTGCAGTTAAAAAAGTTGATGCTGCTGTTGCTGCTGGAGACAAAGCTCTTGCAACTACTTGTCTTAAAGCTGCTATCGTTGAAATCAGCAAAGCAACTAGTAAAGGTGTTTACCACAAAAATACTAGCTCAAGAAAGATTTCTCGTTTAACAAAAGCTGTTAACAAGATCGCTTAA